The Malus sylvestris chromosome 12, drMalSylv7.2, whole genome shotgun sequence genome contains a region encoding:
- the LOC126594270 gene encoding adenylyl-sulfate kinase 3-like — translation MSTLNNSTNIFWQECQVGKVDRQKLLNQKGCVVWITGLSGSGKSTLAYSLSRELHSRGKLSYVLDGDNLRHGLNKDLGFKAEDRAENIRRVGEVAKLFADAGLFSIASLISPYKKDRDACRALLPDANFIEVFMNMPLELCESRDAKGLYKLARAGKIKGFTGIDDPYERPENCEIEIGQENGVCPMPAAMAGRVVSYLEEKGFLQVQ, via the exons ATGTCTACTTTGAACAATTCAACAAATATATTTTGGCAAGAATGTCAGGTTGGGAAGGTTGATAGGCAGAAACTACTCAATCAAAAGGGATGTGTTGTATGGATTACTGGTCTCAGTGGATCAG GGAAAAGTACACTGGCATACTCATTAAGTAGAGAACTACACTCTAGGGGAAAGTTGTCATATGTCCTTGATGGAGATAACCTTCGGCATGGTCTGAACAAGGATCTTGGTTTCAAAGCCGAAGACCGAGCTGAAAATATACGCAGAGTTG GGGAGGTAGCAAAACTGTTTGCAGATGCAGGATTGTTTAGTATTGCTAGCCTCATATCTCCTTATAAGAAAGATCGGGATGCCTGCCGTGCATTGTTACCTGATGCAAACTTTATTGAG GTTTTCATGAACATGCCCCTAGAATTATGTGAGTCAAGAGATGCAAAAGGACTTTATAAGCTTGCACGTGCTGGAAAGATTAAAG GTTTTACTGGAATAGATGACCCTTATGAGCGACCAGAGAACTGCGAG ATAGAAATAGGACAAGAAAATGGAGTTTGTCCCATGCCTGCAGCCATGGCAGGCCGAGTAGTGTcctacttggaggagaagggaTTTCTTCAAGTTCAGTGA